From one Ctenopharyngodon idella isolate HZGC_01 chromosome 15, HZGC01, whole genome shotgun sequence genomic stretch:
- the LOC127495189 gene encoding gastrula zinc finger protein XlCGF52.1-like isoform X1 produces MEFIKEEIEDMSDPEPSRIKHEDTEEQTDWMEMKPKKHELNETDEEQQSIKTQRTKSKKAYTCSQCGKSFSLKANLKTHLRIHTGEKPYTCTQCGKSFSEASGLRHHLLRHSGEKPFNCDQCGKDFNSSSNLKQHLKVHSGEKPYVCSLCGKSFSWLYSFKQHQKTHNEVRDHVCCDCGKSFTAPAQLKRHQRIHTGEKPYKCSYCDKSFTLTGNLKSHERVHTGEKPYHCTQCEKSFSRTSDLRHHLRIHSGEKPFNCNQCGKKFISSSHLNKHLKVHSDEKPYVCSFCGKCFLLLNSYKQHQKTHNKVRDHVCCDCGKSLTTTAQLKRHQRIHTGEKPYKCSSCDKSFAQFGNLKSHERLHTGEKPYHCTQCEKSFRRLSSLHTHMNIHRSGITL; encoded by the exons atggagtttattaaagaggagattgaagacatgagtgatccagaaccatccagaataaaacatgaagatactgaggaacaaacag actGGATGGAGATGAAACCGAAAAAACATGAACTGAATGAAACGGACGAGGAACAGCAGAGCATCAAAACTCAAAGAACAAAATCCAAAAAGGCATacacctgctctcagtgtggaaagagtttcagtctaAAAGCAAACCTAAAGACACACttaagaattcacactggagagaaaccgtatacatgcactcagtgtgggaagagtttttcTGAAGCATCTGGTCTCAGACATCATCTGCTCcgtcactctggagaaaaaccatttaactgtgatcagtgtggtaaagatTTTAATTCGTCATCAAATCTAAAACAAcacctgaaagttcattcagGTGAGaagccttatgtgtgttctctctgtggaaagagtttttcatggCTGTACAGTTTTAAACAACACCAGAAAACTCATAATGAAGtgagagatcatgtgtgttgtgactgtgggaagagctttactgCCCCCGCCCAACTGAAACGgcaccaaagaattcatactggagaaaaaccttacaagtgctcatactgtgacaagagtttcactCTGACTGGAAacctgaaatcacatgagcgagttcatactggagagaagccgtaccactgtactcagtgtgagaagagtttTTCTCGTACATCAGATCTCAGACATCATCTGCgcattcactctggagaaaagcCATTTAACTGTAATCAGTGTGGTAAAAAGTTCATTTCGTCATCACATCTAAACAAAcacctgaaagttcattcagatgagaagccttatgtgtgttctttCTGCGGAAAGTGTTTTTTATTGCTGAACAGTTATAAACAgcaccagaaaacacataataaagtaagagatcatgtgtgttgtgactgtgggaagagcttaACTACAACTGCCCAACTGAAACGgcaccaaagaattcatactggagaaaaaccttacaagtgctcatcTTGTGACAAGAGTTTTGCTCAGTTTGGAAACCTTAAATCACATGAGCgacttcatactggagagaagccgtaccactgtactcagtgtgagaagagtttTAGACGTTTATCAAGCCTTCACACTCATAtgaatatacaccgatcaggcataacattatga
- the LOC127495189 gene encoding gastrula zinc finger protein XlCGF52.1-like isoform X3, translated as MEFIKEEIEDMSDPEPSRIKHEDTEEQIDWMEMKPKKHELNETDEEQQSIKTQRTKSKKAYTCSQCGKSFSLKANLKTHLRIHTGEKPYTCTQCGKSFSEASGLRHHLLRHSGEKPFNCDQCGKDFNSSSNLKQHLKVHSGEKPYVCSLCGKSFSWLYSFKQHQKTHNEVRDHVCCDCGKSFTAPAQLKRHQRIHTGEKPYKCSYCDKSFTLTGNLKSHERVHTGEKPYHCTQCEKSFSRTSDLRHHLRIHSGEKPFNCNQCGKKFISSSHLNKHLKVHSDEKPYVCSFCGKCFLLLNSYKQHQKTHNKVRDHVCCDCGKSLTTTAQLKRHQRIHTGEKPYKCSSCDKSFAQFGNLKSHERLHTGEKPYHCTQCEKSFRRLSSLHTHMNIHRSGITL; from the coding sequence actGGATGGAGATGAAACCGAAAAAACATGAACTGAATGAAACGGACGAGGAACAGCAGAGCATCAAAACTCAAAGAACAAAATCCAAAAAGGCATacacctgctctcagtgtggaaagagtttcagtctaAAAGCAAACCTAAAGACACACttaagaattcacactggagagaaaccgtatacatgcactcagtgtgggaagagtttttcTGAAGCATCTGGTCTCAGACATCATCTGCTCcgtcactctggagaaaaaccatttaactgtgatcagtgtggtaaagatTTTAATTCGTCATCAAATCTAAAACAAcacctgaaagttcattcagGTGAGaagccttatgtgtgttctctctgtggaaagagtttttcatggCTGTACAGTTTTAAACAACACCAGAAAACTCATAATGAAGtgagagatcatgtgtgttgtgactgtgggaagagctttactgCCCCCGCCCAACTGAAACGgcaccaaagaattcatactggagaaaaaccttacaagtgctcatactgtgacaagagtttcactCTGACTGGAAacctgaaatcacatgagcgagttcatactggagagaagccgtaccactgtactcagtgtgagaagagtttTTCTCGTACATCAGATCTCAGACATCATCTGCgcattcactctggagaaaagcCATTTAACTGTAATCAGTGTGGTAAAAAGTTCATTTCGTCATCACATCTAAACAAAcacctgaaagttcattcagatgagaagccttatgtgtgttctttCTGCGGAAAGTGTTTTTTATTGCTGAACAGTTATAAACAgcaccagaaaacacataataaagtaagagatcatgtgtgttgtgactgtgggaagagcttaACTACAACTGCCCAACTGAAACGgcaccaaagaattcatactggagaaaaaccttacaagtgctcatcTTGTGACAAGAGTTTTGCTCAGTTTGGAAACCTTAAATCACATGAGCgacttcatactggagagaagccgtaccactgtactcagtgtgagaagagtttTAGACGTTTATCAAGCCTTCACACTCATAtgaatatacaccgatcaggcataacattatga
- the LOC127495189 gene encoding gastrula zinc finger protein XlCGF52.1-like isoform X2, translated as MEFIKEEIEDMSDPEPSRIKHEETEEQIDWMEMKPKKHELNETDEEQQSIKTQRTKSKKAYTCSQCGKSFSLKANLKTHLRIHTGEKPYTCTQCGKSFSEASGLRHHLLRHSGEKPFNCDQCGKDFNSSSNLKQHLKVHSGEKPYVCSLCGKSFSWLYSFKQHQKTHNEVRDHVCCDCGKSFTAPAQLKRHQRIHTGEKPYKCSYCDKSFTLTGNLKSHERVHTGEKPYHCTQCEKSFSRTSDLRHHLRIHSGEKPFNCNQCGKKFISSSHLNKHLKVHSDEKPYVCSFCGKCFLLLNSYKQHQKTHNKVRDHVCCDCGKSLTTTAQLKRHQRIHTGEKPYKCSSCDKSFAQFGNLKSHERLHTGEKPYHCTQCEKSFRRLSSLHTHMNIHRSGITL; from the coding sequence actGGATGGAGATGAAACCGAAAAAACATGAACTGAATGAAACGGACGAGGAACAGCAGAGCATCAAAACTCAAAGAACAAAATCCAAAAAGGCATacacctgctctcagtgtggaaagagtttcagtctaAAAGCAAACCTAAAGACACACttaagaattcacactggagagaaaccgtatacatgcactcagtgtgggaagagtttttcTGAAGCATCTGGTCTCAGACATCATCTGCTCcgtcactctggagaaaaaccatttaactgtgatcagtgtggtaaagatTTTAATTCGTCATCAAATCTAAAACAAcacctgaaagttcattcagGTGAGaagccttatgtgtgttctctctgtggaaagagtttttcatggCTGTACAGTTTTAAACAACACCAGAAAACTCATAATGAAGtgagagatcatgtgtgttgtgactgtgggaagagctttactgCCCCCGCCCAACTGAAACGgcaccaaagaattcatactggagaaaaaccttacaagtgctcatactgtgacaagagtttcactCTGACTGGAAacctgaaatcacatgagcgagttcatactggagagaagccgtaccactgtactcagtgtgagaagagtttTTCTCGTACATCAGATCTCAGACATCATCTGCgcattcactctggagaaaagcCATTTAACTGTAATCAGTGTGGTAAAAAGTTCATTTCGTCATCACATCTAAACAAAcacctgaaagttcattcagatgagaagccttatgtgtgttctttCTGCGGAAAGTGTTTTTTATTGCTGAACAGTTATAAACAgcaccagaaaacacataataaagtaagagatcatgtgtgttgtgactgtgggaagagcttaACTACAACTGCCCAACTGAAACGgcaccaaagaattcatactggagaaaaaccttacaagtgctcatcTTGTGACAAGAGTTTTGCTCAGTTTGGAAACCTTAAATCACATGAGCgacttcatactggagagaagccgtaccactgtactcagtgtgagaagagtttTAGACGTTTATCAAGCCTTCACACTCATAtgaatatacaccgatcaggcataacattatga